One segment of Vulpes lagopus strain Blue_001 chromosome 8, ASM1834538v1, whole genome shotgun sequence DNA contains the following:
- the CCNA1 gene encoding cyclin-A1 isoform X1, which yields MHRSSSKSGVALAPVSRGPDACQMITRAQLGQDPLQRTVLGVLTENGQYGRTCGQGITTIRCFSGSENVFPPAGKKVFSDCRVQVPAKQGFHIYMDEAEQGDRDSCTGREGMAFEDVCGVDTSTLKSDLHFLLDFNTVSPMLVDSSLHSQSEDASDFGTDVINVTEYAEEIHQYLREAEVRHRPKAHYMRKQPDITESMRTILVDWLVEVGEEYKLRAETLYLAVNFLDRFLSCMSVLRGKLQLVGTAAILLASKYEEIYPPEVDEFVYITDDTYTKRQLLRMEHLLLKVLAFDLTVPTTNQFLLQYLRRQGVCIRTENLAKYVAELSLLEADPFLKYLPSLRAAAAYCLANYTVNRHFWPETLAAFTGYSLNEIVPCLSELHKACLDIPHRPQQAIREKYKASKYMHVSLMEPPAILPLQ from the exons ATGCATCGCAGCAGCTCCAAGAGTGGAGTAGCCCTAGCTCCAGTGTCTCGAGGTCCCGATGCCTGTCAGATGATAACCAGAGCCCAACTGGGCCAGGATCCCCTGCAAAGAACAGTGCTAGGGGTGCTAACTGAGAATGGGCAGTACGGGAGGACCTGTGGCCAG GGGATCACAACAATCCGGTGCTTCTCTGGATCAGAAAATGTCTTCCCTCCAGCTGGAAAAAAAGTGTTCTCTGACTGCAGGGTCCAGGTGCCAGCCAAACAAGGATTTCATATCTACATGGATGAGGCTGAGCAAGGAGACAGAGACAGCTGCACTGGGAGAGAGGGGATGGCATTTGAGGATGTGTGTGGGGTAGACACCAGCACCCTCAAGTCAGACCTTCACTTCCTGCTGGATTTCAACACAG TTTCCCCTATGCTGGTAGATTCATCTCTCCATTCCCAGTCTGAAGATGCATCAGATTTTGGTACAGATGTGATAAATGTGACTGAATATGCTGAAGAAATTCATCAGTACCTTAGAGAAGCTGAA GTAAGACACAGGCCCAAAGCACACTACATGAGAAAGCAACCAGACATCACAGAAAGCATGCGAACAATTCTGGTGGACTGGCTGGTTGAGGTCGGCGAAGAGTATAAGCTTCGAGCAGAGACTCTGTACCTGGCTGTCAACTTCCTGGATAGGTTTCTTTCTTGCATGTCTGTTCTGAGAGGGAAATTGCAGCTTGTAGGAACAGCAGCTATTCTTCTGGCTTC gaaatatgaagaaatatatcCACCTGAAGTAGATGAGTTTGTCTATATAACTGATGACACTTACACGAAACGACAACTGTTAAGAATGGAACACCTGCTCCTGAAAGTCCTAGCTTTTGATCTGACAGTGCCAACCACCAACCAGTTTCTCCTTCAGTACTTAAGGAGACAAGGAGTGTGCATCAGAACTGAGAATCTGGCCAAG TATGTAGCAGAACTGAGTCTATTGGAAGCTGACCCATTCTTGAAATATCTCCCTTCACTGAGAGCTGCAGCAGCTTATTGCCTGGCGAACTATACTGTGAACAGGCACTTCTGG CCAGAAACTCTTGCTGCATTTACAGGCTATTCATTAAATGAAATTGTGCCTTGCCTGAGTGAGTTACATAAAGCATGCCTTGATATACCCCATCGACCTCAGCAAGCAATTAGGGAGAAGTATAAGGCTTCAAA GTACATGCACGTGTCTCTCATGGAACCACCTGCAATTCTCCCTCTGCAATAA
- the CCNA1 gene encoding cyclin-A1 isoform X2, which yields MHRSSSKSGVALAPVSRGPDACQMITRAQLGQDPLQRTVLGVLTENGQYGRTCGQGITTIRCFSGSENVFPPAGKKVFSDCRVQVPAKQGFHIYMDEAEQGDRDSCTGREGMAFEDVCGVDTSTLKSDLHFLLDFNTVSPMLVDSSLHSQSEDASDFGTDVINVTEYAEEIHQYLREAEVRHRPKAHYMRKQPDITESMRTILVDWLVEVGEEYKLRAETLYLAVNFLDRFLSCMSVLRGKLQLVGTAAILLASKYEEIYPPEVDEFVYITDDTYTKRQLLRMEHLLLKVLAFDLTVPTTNQFLLQYLRRQGVCIRTENLAKYVAELSLLEADPFLKYLPSLRAAAAYCLANYTVNRHFWVHARVSHGTTCNSPSAISLLLK from the exons ATGCATCGCAGCAGCTCCAAGAGTGGAGTAGCCCTAGCTCCAGTGTCTCGAGGTCCCGATGCCTGTCAGATGATAACCAGAGCCCAACTGGGCCAGGATCCCCTGCAAAGAACAGTGCTAGGGGTGCTAACTGAGAATGGGCAGTACGGGAGGACCTGTGGCCAG GGGATCACAACAATCCGGTGCTTCTCTGGATCAGAAAATGTCTTCCCTCCAGCTGGAAAAAAAGTGTTCTCTGACTGCAGGGTCCAGGTGCCAGCCAAACAAGGATTTCATATCTACATGGATGAGGCTGAGCAAGGAGACAGAGACAGCTGCACTGGGAGAGAGGGGATGGCATTTGAGGATGTGTGTGGGGTAGACACCAGCACCCTCAAGTCAGACCTTCACTTCCTGCTGGATTTCAACACAG TTTCCCCTATGCTGGTAGATTCATCTCTCCATTCCCAGTCTGAAGATGCATCAGATTTTGGTACAGATGTGATAAATGTGACTGAATATGCTGAAGAAATTCATCAGTACCTTAGAGAAGCTGAA GTAAGACACAGGCCCAAAGCACACTACATGAGAAAGCAACCAGACATCACAGAAAGCATGCGAACAATTCTGGTGGACTGGCTGGTTGAGGTCGGCGAAGAGTATAAGCTTCGAGCAGAGACTCTGTACCTGGCTGTCAACTTCCTGGATAGGTTTCTTTCTTGCATGTCTGTTCTGAGAGGGAAATTGCAGCTTGTAGGAACAGCAGCTATTCTTCTGGCTTC gaaatatgaagaaatatatcCACCTGAAGTAGATGAGTTTGTCTATATAACTGATGACACTTACACGAAACGACAACTGTTAAGAATGGAACACCTGCTCCTGAAAGTCCTAGCTTTTGATCTGACAGTGCCAACCACCAACCAGTTTCTCCTTCAGTACTTAAGGAGACAAGGAGTGTGCATCAGAACTGAGAATCTGGCCAAG TATGTAGCAGAACTGAGTCTATTGGAAGCTGACCCATTCTTGAAATATCTCCCTTCACTGAGAGCTGCAGCAGCTTATTGCCTGGCGAACTATACTGTGAACAGGCACTTCTGG GTACATGCACGTGTCTCTCATGGAACCACCTGCAATTCTCCCTCTGCAATAAGTCTCCTGCTGAAGTAG